A genomic window from Providencia alcalifaciens includes:
- a CDS encoding AEC family transporter, whose protein sequence is MEKILLVLWPLFALIAMGFVLRRTALFSADFWPSAEKLNYFILFPALLINSLANAPLNNPKLPYLACAIFFILAVSSLLVVVNKYLFKIPIPRFGAHIQGIIRFNTYLGLAIVADLFGSEGIAISAVIMAILVPSCNVIAVLSLSAGKKVSLKQLVMPIAKNPLIISCFIGILLNLLPIGLPFGSDQFLKLLAAASLPLGLICIGGALQTATLRKEFKPIMVSTLFRLLAMPVLASFTAYLFELPTLESVLLVIFFSIPTAPTSYILTKQLNGDSQLMAGIITFQTILAVITLPLVLTLITQ, encoded by the coding sequence ATGGAAAAGATTTTACTCGTGTTGTGGCCGTTGTTTGCTCTCATCGCAATGGGTTTTGTTTTACGTAGAACAGCACTATTTTCTGCCGATTTTTGGCCTAGCGCAGAAAAACTCAATTACTTTATTTTATTCCCTGCATTATTAATAAATAGTTTAGCGAATGCGCCACTCAATAATCCCAAATTACCCTATCTTGCCTGCGCCATTTTTTTCATCCTTGCTGTAAGTTCACTGCTTGTCGTGGTAAATAAATATTTATTTAAAATACCCATTCCACGATTTGGGGCTCACATTCAAGGGATTATTCGTTTTAATACTTATTTAGGATTGGCGATTGTTGCCGATCTTTTTGGTTCAGAAGGAATTGCGATTTCAGCTGTGATTATGGCGATTTTAGTTCCTAGCTGTAATGTCATTGCGGTATTGTCGTTAAGTGCAGGAAAGAAAGTTTCACTGAAGCAGCTGGTCATGCCTATTGCTAAAAATCCATTGATTATTTCTTGTTTCATCGGAATTTTATTAAACTTATTACCGATAGGTTTACCATTTGGGTCTGACCAATTTTTAAAATTATTGGCCGCAGCCAGTTTGCCTTTAGGATTAATTTGTATTGGTGGGGCACTACAAACAGCAACGCTCAGGAAAGAGTTTAAACCTATTATGGTTTCAACATTATTTCGCTTGCTTGCTATGCCAGTTCTAGCTTCTTTTACAGCTTATTTATTTGAATTACCAACATTAGAAAGTGTGCTTTTAGTCATCTTTTTCTCTATACCTACTGCACCAACGTCCTATATTTTAACTAAGCAGCTTAATGGTGATAGCCAATTAATGGCAGGGATCATTACTTTCCAAACTATTCTTGCCGTTATTACATTACCACTAGTTTTAACACTAATTACTCAATAA
- a CDS encoding MliC family protein, protein MKKTLLVSSITALSILAASSSAFAAKTQTYNCDGQKIKVSFPNQDTAVMLYSDELILLKSKEAASGARYVGENFQLWSSKAGLNLATISEDDAVNNRVSDDKGRDCKLVK, encoded by the coding sequence ATGAAAAAAACACTTTTAGTTTCTTCTATTACTGCATTATCAATTTTAGCTGCATCTTCATCTGCATTCGCAGCTAAAACACAAACCTATAACTGTGATGGACAAAAAATTAAAGTTTCTTTTCCTAATCAAGATACAGCAGTGATGCTTTACAGCGATGAATTGATTTTACTGAAAAGCAAAGAAGCCGCGAGTGGCGCTCGCTATGTTGGTGAAAACTTTCAACTATGGAGCAGCAAAGCAGGCTTAAACTTAGCCACTATTTCTGAAGATGATGCTGTTAACAACCGTGTTTCTGATGACAAAGGTCGTGATTGTAAACTGGTTAAATAA